A stretch of the Alnus glutinosa chromosome 6, dhAlnGlut1.1, whole genome shotgun sequence genome encodes the following:
- the LOC133870050 gene encoding protein BUNDLE SHEATH DEFECTIVE 2, chloroplastic-like: MLLFFNFTSCSLSMASALSSPPLTSFRATPRPGKCMRNHNNQSQRQHDGFQRSTATEFRNLKAKAAKSNRNTKPNSVICGDCDGNGAVLCSQCKGSGVNSVDLFNGQFKAGDSCWLCGGKNEMLCGNCNGAGFVGGFLSTYDE, translated from the exons atgCTTTTGTTCTTCAACTTTACAAGCTGCTCTCTTTCAATGGCCTCTGCTCTGTCCTCACCGCCCTTAACTTCCTTCAGAGCCACACCAAGGccag GAAAATGCATGCGGAATCATAACAATCAAAGCCAGCGTCAACATGACGGGTTCCAACGATCAACAGCTACCGAATTTCGCAATCTGAAAGCTAAG GCCGCAAAAAGTAATCGGAACACCAAACCGAATAGCGTGATTTGTGGTGATTGTGACGGAAATG GTGCAGTTCTATGCTCGCAATGCAAAGGTAGTGGAGTCAATTCTGTTGATCTTTTCAATGGACAGTTTAAAGCTGGTGACTCATGTTGGCTTTGCGG AGGGAAAAATGAGATGTTATGTGGAAATTGCAATGGAGCTGGTTTTGTTGGAGGTTTCTTGAGCACTTATGATGAATAG
- the LOC133870049 gene encoding probable carboxylesterase 17 → MSIVEEAPGYLQVFSDGSVKRFVPGIVPASPKPSNGYKSKDVIIDSSKSVTGRLFLPCSAPCPGFSSKLPVVVYSHGGGFCIGSTTWIGYHHFLGDFSVASQSIVLSVDYRLAPEYRLPIAYEDCYSSLDWLGHNVGSEPWLEQADLSRVFLSGDSAGGNIAHHVAVKAIQNNTCHVRINGLLLIHPYFGSEKRTDKEMAEGAAAAESIASNDMFWRLSIPEGSNRDYYGCNFEKAELSGVEWSRFPAIVVFVAGLDFLKERGVMYAEFLQKKGVKVVRLVEAEEESHVFHVFHPESEATRLLQRQMSEFMKSS, encoded by the coding sequence ATGTCCATAGTGGAAGAAGCACCAGGATACCTTCAAGTCTTTTCTGATGGATCTGTAAAACGTTTTGTGCCTGGAATTGTCCCTGCCTCACCAAAACCAAGTAATGGATACAAGTCCAAGGATGTGATCATTGACTCATCAAAGTCGGTCACCGGAAGGTTATTTCTTCCCTGCAGTGCTCCATGTCCTGGGTTTTCAAGTAAACTTCCTGTTGTGGTTTATTCCCATGGTGGTGGCTTTTGCATTGGCTCCACTACGTGGATTGGATACCATCATTTTCTGGGAGATTTCTCTGTCGCATCCCAATCCATTGTTCTCTCTGTCGACTACCGTTTGGCTCCGGAATATCGTCTCCCCATAGCATATGAAGATTGTTATAGCTCACTGGATTGGCTTGGTCACAATGTAGGATCTGAACCTTGGCTTGAGCAAGCTGACCTTTCCCGTGTGTTTCTGTCAGGAGACAGTGCTGGAGGAAACATTGCACACCATGTTGCTGTCAAAGCCATTCAGAACAACACTTGTCATGTAAGAATCAATGGTTTGTTGCTGATACATCCGTACTTTGGGAGCGAGAAGAGGACTGACAAAGAGATGGCTGAAGGAGCAGCAGCGGCAGAATCTATTGCAAGCAACGACATGTTCTGGAGACTAAGTATACCAGAAGGCTCAAACCGTGATTATTATGGTTGTAACTTTGAGAAGGCAGAACTTTCTGGAGTTGAATGGAGTCGATTTCCGGCTATCGTGGTTTTTGTGGCTGGCTTGGATTTCTTGAAGGAAAGGGGAGTTATGTATGCAGAATTTCTGCAGAAGAAAGGggttaaagtggtgaggctggtggaggctgaggaggAGTCACATGTATTTCATGTGTTTCATCCTGAATCTGAGGCAACACGCTTGCTCCAACGACAAATGAGTGAGTTCATGAAGAGCTCTTAA
- the LOC133871078 gene encoding SPX domain-containing protein 1-like, whose amino-acid sequence MKFWKILSSLIEETLPEWRDKFLSYKDLKKQLKLIYPKDEDAHQNKRPRLDTDSDGPDCAPSKEVVDFVRLLEVEIDKFNAFFEDKEELYVIRLKELQDKIAKAKDSDEDSMEIWRTLVDFHGEMVFLENYSALNYTGLVKILKKYEKRSGSLIRLPFIQKVLQQPFYTTDVLNKLVKECEGMLDHLFSKNDPSSPPEATNKEEGSGSKVVAEGKQTQLKVPKELAEIKHMESMYMKLTASALRVLKEVRSGSSTVSVFSLPPMQNNSMEWKSIPLVEQAAK is encoded by the exons ATGAAGTTCTGGAAGATCCTGAGTAGTCTGATCGAGGAGACCCTCCCGGAGTGGCGGGACAAGTTCTTGTCGTACAAGGACCTGAAGAAGCAGCTCAAGCTCATCTACCCCAAGGACGAGGATGCCCACCAGAACAAACGGCCCAGATTGGATACGGACTCAGACGGTCCCGATTGCGCGCCGTCGAAGGAGGTCGTCGATTTCGTCAGGCTATTGGAGGTCGAGATCGACAAGTTCAACGCCTTCTTTGAAGATAAGGAGGAGTTGTACGTCATTCGACTGAAG GAACTGCAAGATAAGATAGCAAAGGCCAAGGATTCAGATGAAGATTCGATGGAAATATGGAGAACATTAGTGGATTTTCATGGCGAGATGGTTTTCTTAGAGAATTACAGTGCACTTAACTACACAG GGCTGGTAAAGATACTGAAGAAATATGAGAAGCGAAGCGGTTCTCTCATTCGCTTGCCTTTTATCCAGAAGGTCCTGCAACAACCATTCTACACAACTGATGTACTTAACAAGCTTGTGAAGGAGTGTGAGGGCATGCTTGATCATCTTTTCTCGAAGAATGACCCATCAAGCCCGCCTGAAGCAACCAATAAGGAAGAAGGGAGTGGCTCCAAGGTggtggctgaaggtaaacagaCACAACTCAAGGTTCCCAAAGAACTTGCAGAAATCAAGCATATGGAGAGCATGTACATGAAGCTAACGGCGTCGGCATTGCGCGTCTTGAAGGAGGTCAGGAGTGGAAGCTCAACGGTGAGCGTGTTTTCATTGCCCCCTATGCAAAATAATTCTATGGAGTGGAAAAGTATACCTTTAGTAGAACAAGCAGCCAAATAG
- the LOC133871921 gene encoding probable carboxylesterase 17, protein MSIVEEAPGYLQVFSDGSVKRFVPAGIAPASPKPSNGYKSKDVIIDSTKPVTGRLFLPCSDPTTGFSSKLPVVVYFHGGGFCCGSTTWTGYHNFLGDFSAASQSIVLSVDYRLAPEYRLPIAYEDCYSSLDWLGHSVGSEPWLEQADLSRVFLSGESAGGNIVHHVAVKAIQNNTCHVRINGLLVIHPYYGSEKRTEKEMAEGAAAAETVALSDMFWRLTIPEGSNRDYYGCNFEKAELSGVEWSRFPAVVVFVAGLDFLKERGVMYAEFLQKKGVGAVRLVETEEESHAFHVFHPESEATRLLQRQMSEFINSS, encoded by the coding sequence ATGTCCATAGTGGAAGAAGCACCAGGATACCTTCAAGTCTTTTCTGATGGATCGGTAAAGCGCTTTGTGCCTGCAGGAATTGCCCCTGCCTCACCAAAACCAAGTAATGGATACAAGTCCAAGGATGTGATCATTGACTCAACAAAGCCGGTAACCGGAAGGCTATTTCTTCCCTGCAGTGATCCAACTACTGGGTTTTCAAGTAAACTTCCTGTTGTGGTTTATTTCCATGGTGGTGGCTTTTGCTGTGGTTCCACTACGTGGACTGGCTACCATAATTTTCTGGGGGATTTCTCTGCCGCATCCCAATCCATTGTTCTCTCTGTCGACTACCGTTTGGCTCCGGAATATCGTCTCCCCATAGCATATGAAGATTGTTATAGCTCACTGGATTGGCTTGGTCACAGTGTAGGATCTGAACCTTGGCTTGAGCAAGCTGACCTTTCCCGTGTGTTTCTGTCGGGAGAGAGTGCTGGAGGAAACATTGTACACCACGTTGCTGTCAAAGCCATTCAGAACAACACTTGTCATGTAAGAATCAATGGTTTGTTGGTGATACATCCCTACTATGGGAGCGAGAAGAGGACCGAGAAAGAGATGGCTGAAGGAGCAGCAGCAGCAGAAACTGTTGCACTGAGCGACATGTTCTGGAGACTAACTATACCAGAAGGCTCAAACCGTGACTATTATGGTTGTAACTTTGAGAAGGCAGAACTTTCTGGAGTTGAATGGAGTCGATTTCCGGCTGTGGTGGTTTTTGTGGCTGGCTTGGATTTCTTGAAGGAAAGGGGAGTTATGTATGCAGAATTTCTGCAGAAGAAAGGGGTTGGAGCGGTGAGGCTGGTGGAGACTGAGGAGGAGTCACATGCATTTCATGTGTTTCATCCTGAATCTGAGGCAACACGCTTGCTCCAGCGACAAATGAGTGAGTTCATCAATAGCTCTTAA